The genomic interval TAGTTAACCGCGCCCTTCAGAAGCCGAAGTCCGAAAACAAGTTTCCTTTTTGCCGGCCGCTCTGCTGCTACATCCTCGTTACATTCCTTTCCGCAATCAATACACCAGATCTTTTTGTTACCCTTAAAGGCGCGTTCCGTGCGGTTGTTTACATGCTATTTAGTGTGATAGTGTATGCCGTTATCCAAAACAGAACTGCACTGAAACGGCTTTTTATTGCTATCTTTCCGTCTGCAGCCGTTGCCGTTATCTGGACAGTTGTTGTCCTCATCTACCATATTGATGCTTGGCAGTGGACGAGTGCATATCGGAGCGCACCCTTTACGAACTACTCCGTTTACGGCTCTTTCACCGCCATCTTTTTTCTCATCTGTCTCAGTCGCCTTCTCTTTGACGATGGTACCTACGATAAAGTGCTCTGGACGGCGTGGTTCGTCTGTTTTAGTGTTGGACTCCTTTTATGTTTTTCACGTGGTGTCTGGCTTTCCGTGGTCGTAGCAGTTGGATTTATGCTGATGCAACTCGGAAGAGGCGTTACGCATAAAAAGATTCTGTTTATCGGTGCCGCATGTCTTATCTTATTCGTCTGTCTGAATCTACCGGGAGTCTATAACATTATTATTGAGAGAATTACATCTGCAGTGGACATCTCTTATGCTTCAAACCGAGCACGGCTCTTGCGATGGGGACAGGCAGCAGTGATGTTCCTTGAAAACCCGATTTTGGGGAAGGGCTATGGCGCGTTTGCGATGCTTTACGAGGAAGATGTCGCACTCGTTGGGAGTTACACGGCACAGTATCAACTCGGCGCACACAGTGAATATCTTCAAGTTCTGGCGGAATTAGGGATTGTCGGGTTAGGCGTGTGGATATGGCTTAATGTTGCGTTCTTACGCTACGGCTTTCGTGCCCTCCGAAGGTTAGAAGACGGCTTTTACCGCGCTGTCGTTATTGGACTGATGGCCGCTGAACTGTCATTGATGGTGCATTTTACTGTGAACAATCTCCTGAACGGCGACGCTATTGGTGTGCCTTTTTGGGGAATTTATGGGCTATTACCGGCTGTCGTGCAAATGGCTGATCGCGAAAAGAGGCTTCATATTGACGCGCAAGGGGCAGCTAAATTGTCAACATTGGAAACCGAAAACACGCTATAATTAGCAATTAGCAGTTAGTTAATGGTTAATGGTTAAGAGGGGTCGGTTGTTACGAGACTCCTCTTAACTAACAATCAATAATCAATAACCAATAACCAATAGAGGCATAAATATGAACATTATTCACATTATTTCAGACACATTTCGACGCGACAATCTTGCGATTTTTGGCGGTAAAGGATACACGCCATCCCTAAATGCCCTCGCGGAGAAATGTGTCGTTTTTGATAAAGCGTACGTTTGTGGCTTTCCGACTGTCCCGATACGAGGTGAACTCGTGACAGGGCAAGTCAGCATCTGTCGAAGAGGGTGGGAACCGCTCAAACGAGATGTTCCTGTCATCGCTGATGACTTAACGAAAGCTGGTATTGTGAGTATGATGATTGCCGATACACCGCATCATATCAACAACGGCTTCTTTTACAATCGTGGGTTTACAGGATGGAAGTGGATTCGCGGGCAAGAAGGCGACTGTTTAGAGACACAGCCCTACGATTATGAATCGAAGGAAGCACTGCAGTATCGCACGTATACCCGAACACATCCAAATAGGTTACCTGGCGGTCTCGGCAATCATCTCAGGAATATCTCCTTTCGACAGACCGAAGCAGATACTTTCGTTGCGAAGACTATGCAAACGGCTTGCGACTGGTTGGAGCGTAATCACCAACATGAAAACTTCTACCTCATGGTAGACACCTTCGATCCACACGAACCGTGGGATGCTCCAGAATGGTATCTGAGGCGTTTCGATTCAAGTGACTACGATGGACCAGAACCGATCTATCCGCCTTACGGTCCCAATCCTATGAACGAACGTGAGACGGAACGTCTCAACGCTCTCTATCGCGCCGAAGCCTCGCTGGTTGACAATTGGATTGGGCAGCTCCTACGAAAGATTGACTACATGGGTTTGATGGAAAATACAATGATAATTTTCATGGCAGACCACGGCTTCCTATTGGGTGAACACGGGCTGCTCGCAAAGAATCTGAGTATGTATGAAGAGGTCATCCATATCCCGCTTCTGGTTTATCACCCGGATGCAGCACCACGCCATACGGAGGCACTCACGAGTATCGCCGATATTCCTGCGACTGTTGTTGACTTGTTCGGTGCAGCAGGCGGCGCGCAAGTGGAAGGCAATAGTCTCCTCCCTGCTATCATGGGCGACACCGATACGGGGCGTGAATATGCAGTGACGCACGGTGCTTGGGTCGGCGGATGGAGTCCTGATGGGGGGAGTCCACATGGGAGCATTACTGATGGCACTTGGTCTCTGCTTTTAGAGAATCAGGGCGGCCCGAAGTCTTTGTTCCATTTGCCCTCTGATCCGGAACAGGAGCAGAATCGATTTGAATCGGATACAGGGGAAGCGCGTCGGCTCTACCAAGCGTTTTTGGAGTTCTTAGCACAACACGGCGCACCTGAAGCGATGGTAGCGGAATTTCAGAGTCGGTGGCTCGAATAATCGTTGTTAAAATACGCCACCCCTTGTAGGCGAGGTTTCTAACCTCGCCTTTTTCTCTTCAAATCTCTGCCATGTAGTTGGGATCTCCGAAGCCCGACTTCTGATGCTACGTCCAATCCATAATTACGCCTAAGTATTCATCTTTCCTATCTGTCAACCCATCGTAAGCAGACTGGGCATCTTCAGGGTCGATGACGTGTGTCAGTAACTCTTCTACCTTGAATTTACCTTCACACATCAGTGAATACGCCAAGTGCGAGTTGCGTTCAAGCGAGTGTTTCGATTCGCCTGTGTGCATCGTCGGATAGACCCACTCGTGCGCGCTTTTGAGCGTAATCGCTCCTAAACTGGCGCGATGACTGTAGTTCAAGATATCCGTAGCATTCGTTACATACTCGCCGCGCGGCGAACCGAGCAGTATAACTTCACCTTTTCTGCCAGTCAATTGGTAAGCCGTTTCGACGAGCCGTGGATTTCCGATCGCTTCAACCGTGACAGCCGTTTTTTCACCGTTTGTCAGCGCAATGACGCGTTCCAGGGCATCTTCTTCATCAGGGTTAATCAGATGTTGAATGCCGCACTGTCGAGCGATTTCGAGGCGGCGTGGCACGCGTTCAATACTGATAACCTTCATACCTGCCAAATTGAAGAGTTGGGATGCAGAGTTACCAACTAACCCCAAGCCAATAATCGCGACAGTATCCCCAAATTCAGCAGATGATACCCGCAGAGAGGTCATCGCTACCGTTGCCATTCGGACAAAGGGAACCAATTTCTCATCTATATCCAGAGGTGATTTAAATGCCAGAAGCACTGACTCTGTTTTAGCAATGGAGGCGTGTGGACCGTAACAGAAGGCGAGATCCCCCTCAACACATTTTGTCACATTTTCACCGACTTTAAGGACTTCACCGATTGCCGTGTAACCAGAACCGTGTGGAAAACGCGTCCCCTCTTGAAGTCCAGTGTATCCTGCGCCTTCGGTGCCGGGGCTAATCAGGCTATAGTGCGTTTTCAGTAAGATTTGGTTCGGTGTAAGCGTCTCATCAAGTTCAAAATCCTCCAGCGTTGCCGAACGTTTCGCTGGCATCACAATCCGTTTGCCTTTCATTTCATAATACTCCTTATTGATTTTCTTCAACATGCATGGTATCATATACGCACAACTTTTTATAGTGGATAATATGAAATAGAGACGAATTTAGTTTACAAGTCTTATGAAAATGGAGATATTTTCCTTATGAAACTCACGCCAGAGCAGTGTGAAACTTTTTGGACGCAAGGTGTCCTAATAGTCAAAAATGCGTTGACTGACGAAGACCTGCAACCCGTGATTGACGAGATTTCGGATTGGATTTCCGAACGCGCCCTCGCCTTGAAAGAAGAAGGCGAAATCGAAGACCTTTATGGAGACGAACCCTTTGATCGCCGATTTGCAAAATTGTTGGCACAATCCGGTGAGATGGCCCACGGGATGGATATCATGCACTACCGCGGTAAGGCAATCTTTGAATTCTTGAGAAACGACAACTTATTGGATGTTATTGAAGGGATTGTTGGACCTGAGATTACCTGTAATCCAATTCAGCATGTACGGGCAAAACCACCCGTTATAGACGGAAATGCAAGTTGGGCAGGTGGGGTGCCGTGGCATCAGGATGCCGGGGTTATGATGCCGGAAGCTGAAGGGTCAAATATCGTCACATGCTGGCTTCCGTTAGGCGATAGTACCGTAGAGATGGGATGTCTACAGGCATTGCCCGGAATTACCGAGGAGAAAGGCTATCTCCGTCATCAGAAAGAGGGTGGGACGATGATTGTTCCAGACTTGATGCCGGATGTCGAACCGCTTATGCTGGAGTGTTATCGGGGCGACCTCATCTTGTTGAGCCGTTTCACACCGCATCGTTCTCAACCCAATACGTCTGATAGGTGCCGCTGGTCGTTAGATTTGCGCTATCAACCCACTGGCGTGCATACCGGACGCACAGCGCATCCCGATTTTATCGTCCGCAGCCGAGAGAACCCCGGATCTGTCCTTTCTGAACATCAAGCGTGGTGTGATCTATGGGTAGATGCTTTTGAGAATCCGCGTGGCTACGCAGGACATCGATCGGAATAACGGCTTTCTATACGCGACTCGCGACGGTAAAAATGTAACCGACACGAACTTTGACATGGGATTGTAATAACCGATAATATAGGCAGGAAGAGAAGTGAGTTATGGAGAAAGAACGAATTGTCTCCCAAGATCCACACGTGATGCACGGCACCTTAGTTTTTGCTGGCACTCGCGTGCCAGTTGAAAGCCTAATTCAGCACCTTGTTGCAGGCGACTCGCTTGATGTATTTCTTGACGATTTCCCGACAGTCTCACATGAGCAAGTTGTGGCTTACTTACAGATGACTCTGGAGTTTGCTAATGCGCGTGTTGTTTGATGAACATCTATCTGTGTGAAGGGACTTCTTGAATGACAGGGATGACATAACTCCGAATTGTTAAGTTGTCAAAGTAATCGGTTTCTACGCGGGGTTCCGGTTCTTTCCGGTGATCAAAAACGATATAGTATCCCTCTTGCACGTTTTCTATTTTGAGATACGCGGCGAGTTGCTTTTTCCCAGCCTGATACCGAGTATCGCCTCGCCAAATCTTGGTTTCGACGATGTATTTTCGCTGGTTGTGGGTGATAAGGAGATCCATCTTCCCGCGCCCAGTTGGTACTTCAAATGACATGATGCCGCCCACTGTCTGGACAAACGAATCCAAATACGTCAGGAGCAGGTGCCTTCCGACGTATTCTTGCGGGGTTTCAGGGACTTGCAGAATCCTAAAACCTGCGCGGGTAATAAAATCCCGGAAGTTATCTAAGAGCGGTTCCATCTCAATCTGTCCTGCAGGGGTGAGATAATTGAGAAATCCGTTGATGTTTTCTTCTGCAAAGTAGTCTCGTTCCAAGCCGTTCACCGCGGGCGTAAATGCCTGCATGATATGATGCAGATAAATCGGATTAAGAATTTCACACCTTCCGTCAGGTCCTTCTCCGATAACGCCATAGGTTGCGAGTTCGCTGATGAGTTCATCGTGTAAATTAAAGCGTATGCCTTCCTCATACGTCATAATCTCCATGAGTATTCTTTCAAAGTGTCGGTTTTTGCGGATGTTCGTTGTTAGATGATCAATGTTGGTGTTTCGTTCACGAAGGAGTCGGGCGTGTGCCGCTGCAAAATGCTCCATCGTTACCGGCTCGGTTTTGGGAATGTCTAATTCCTCTGTGAGTATCTGCGCGAATCGATTGACGAGGAAGGGTTGGCCCGCAGTTTGTTTATGGAGGCTTTCAATAACCTCTGGCGCGAAGGCTTGCCCGATTTCATCAGTGTACTGCACGAGAAGTTCTTGCACATGCGCCAGCGTGAAATTGGACAGATGGAACTCATCTTGGATATTGAAGGGCGAGATGGATCGGTCGTAACTCAGTTGTGTGATGCTTTTAACCCCGATGATACCGATACTGTGGGGACATCGGGGCTTACCCGGCAGGTAGATGTGGCGGAGTGAATGCAGAAAACCTTTTACTGCAGCTCCGGGAATGCCATCAAACTCATCTATGACAAGGACAACCTTCTGATTGTCAAGAAAATCAGCGAGGCGTTCAAAGAACTCCCTCATTTCAACGTGATCGGTTATCCTTGCGTTCTCTAAAAATTGGTTTAGCGTCTCAGTCGGCGTACTTCCGCGTTTTCGGAAAACACCTTCAATTTCTTTGCGAATTTCTCTATAAAAGGAGGCATAAAAAGCAGAAGGAGCAAAGTCTTCATACTCTTCAAAATTCAGTCGGATTGGGAAGTAGGTGGGTTCTACAATTTCTGTAGTGGCGGTTGCGAGTGTGTCCAGGGCGCATTGAAAAAAGGTCGTTTTTCCCGACTGGCGAGGTGCAAAAAGAACGATATATCGTCCCTCTTTGACGCGGTTGCTGAAATCTGCAGTTTCTTCGGTACGGCTGACAATGTAATTCTCTTGTGCATTGACGGGGCCTCGGGTTCCAAAATTTCTCATCTTTTCGCCCTCTTGTTCAGTACCTATGCAATTTTCTTATCAGTCAAGATGAACCGCACGCCACTGGTGGTGTGTCAAACCTCGCCTACCCCCCTAAGAATTGAGACTACGAGATACCGTGAGTCAACATCTACAAATTATTCGCCACCTTAATGCGATTTTTCGCTCTCGCGAGTGCCGCCTCCGATTGTGGACGGTTCAGATCCGGCGCATTTGCCGCGAGTTCTGCTTGCGCACGCTCGCGGGCATTTTCGGCGCGCTCCACGTCAATCTCCGATGCCCACTCCGCCGTCTCTACCAGTGCTGTAACACCGGTACGCAGGACCTCAAAGACCCCTCCGCTTATTGCCATTAGCTGTGGCGTTTCCGATTCACGAATACGGATCTCGCCGATGTCTAATGCGGTCAGAAAAGGGAGATGACCCGCCAGAATCTCGAAATTACCCTCGACTCCCGGCGCACGAATACTCGTTACATCCCCTTCATAGATCAATTGCTCTGGTGTCCGTATCTCAATGTGAAAACTTCTATTTAGCATATTTTTAGTTATCTGCCTCTGAGCATCGTTCCACTTCGTTTCACGATGGTGTTTGGTGCATTCCAGCGCGACTGAAGAGATGTGCGATTCTGTAGAGGTAGGTTTTGGATCTACCTATCTCTATTTTTTACCTTTTATAACCCAGAGGGGTTAGAATTAACCGAAAATCACCGCGAAACGTAGTGGAGCGGGGCCCCAGATTTAATAGTTTAAAAATTAATCCGCTGCCTCTAATTCTTCGCTTTTCGCCTGTTCAAATGCCTCGTCGATAGTCCCGATATAGCGCAATGCCTGCTCAGGCAGCTCGTCGCAATCACCGTTTAGAATCGCTTGGCAGCCTTGGACGGTATCCTCAATCTTGACATATTTCCCCGGTATCCCCGTAAAACGTTCTGCGACGAACATCGGTTGCGTCAGGAACATCTCTATTTTTCTCGCTCTACTAACTACCAACTTCTGCTCATCCGACAACTCATCTACACCGAGGATGGCAATAATATCCTGAAGGCTTTGGTATTCCTGTAAGACTTGTTTGACGTTAAAGGCGGTCTGGTAGTGTTCATCACCGATAATATCCGCTGATAAGATACGCGAACTTGAGGTTAATGGATCAACAGCGGGATATCTTCCCTTTTGAGTAATGTTCCGTTCCAACCGCGTTACAGCGTCAAGGTGTGCGAATACAGACACAACGGCTGGATCTGTATAGTCGTCAGCCGGAACGTAGACCGCTTGGAATGAGGTAATCGAACCGTGTTGTGTTGAGGTGATACGTTCTTGGAGTTCACCCATTTCCGTTGCGAGCGTCGGTTGGTATCCGACAGCAGACGGCATCCGTCCGAGAAGTGCTGATACCTCACCCCCTGCGAGTGTAAAACGGAAGACGTTGTCAATAAAAATGAGAACATCTTGACCTTGTTGATCTCGGAAATATTCCGCCATCGACAAACCAGCGAGTCCAACGCGCAGACGAGCACCCGGTGGCTCGTTCATCTGCCCGAAGACCATCGCTGTTTTATCCATCACGCCGTATTCATCCATTTCAATCCAGAACTGGTTCCCTTCACGCGTCCGTTCACCCACACCACAGAAAACAGAGTAGCCCCCGTGTTGTGTGGCGATGTTGTAAATCAATTCAGCGACAAGAACTGTTTTACCAACACCAGCACCCCCAAAAAATCCAACCTTTCCACCCCGGACGACCGGTTGAATCAAATCAATAACTTTGATACCGGTTTCTAACATTTCCGTAACCGTACTGAGTTCTGCTTGCGGCGGCGGCGGTTTGTGAATTGAGTATCGTTCTGATTCACTTGTCGGACCCTTTTCATCGATCGGTTGACCTGTTACGTCAAACACTCTACCGAGTACCGCGTCACCGACGGGAACAGTAATAGGACCTCCGGTATCAATTGCGACTGTGCCACGCACTAAACCGTCTGTCGTGTCCATTGCCACAGCGCGCACCCGATGTTCTCCTAAATGCTGTTGTACCTCAAGTGTCAACTCGCTTCCGTCGTAACGTTGAACTTTAACAGCGTTTAGAATGTCTGGCAATGTGCCGCCTGAAAAATCTATGTCAACTCGTGCACCGACAACTTCTAAGATTTTCCCTTCGTTCATGAGATGTTCCTTTTTGTTCTAAGGTAGTTGACTGTTAATTGTTTCCAAATACTGGACGTATTCTTTAAATGCCTTTTGTTTCGTCGGAAATTTCCAAATCGTGTGTATCTCTATAGAGATTATAGACTCGGACAGTTTTCCTCGAAACGGTCGAGTGCCGTTTCTTTATTTGTCAATCCATATTGGCGATTTCGAGTCGGCATCAGGAGGTTTACGCGTTGAATCTTCTTATTCAGATTTTCGAGTTTCTCGCTGTATCGCGTAAGACCGCGGGCACGCTCGTATTCAAAACTCCGGCTGACCGCTTCATGCCGGTGTGGATGCTGCGCTATAAAAGTAGCTAACCGCTCTCGACGGGCTTTCAGATTTCTGAGGAGTCTCTCAAGTTGTGCCTTTTCCTGTTTAATCTCTTTCTCTAATTCAATCCAACGCGGCGCGAACCCGTTCTCTTTCAAAAGCCGATTCGCCATTCGGGCTTGTGGGGTCAGGAACGGGTTTGTATCCAACTTCAGCGGTTCACCTTTACCCGGCAAATCCTTGAATTCACCGCGTTCCATTGCCTTTTCGATCTGTTCACTGACATTAATCGGCATCTGGAACCTCCTTACAATAGCACGGCGTCTGCCTATTACCTTTAGCCTTCGAGTGCAGCTGCACCGCTTACAATCTCAGAAATTTCTGTCGTAATCTGAGTCTGACGCGCTCTGTTACGTTGAAGGATTAACTCGTCAATGAGTTCTTTTGCCTTTTGCGTAGCGTTTTCCATCGCTGCCATCCGTGCTGCTTGCTCCGCCGCATTCGAGTCCAGAAGCACTTTCCACATTTGCATGTTCAAATGTCTACTGAGCAACATTTCAAAGAGTTCCATTTGCCCCGGTTCATAAATATAATCTAAGAAAAGCGTGTCGCCTTCCGGGAACTCAGGAACTAACGGGAGAAGTTG from Candidatus Poribacteria bacterium carries:
- a CDS encoding O-antigen ligase family protein, which produces MKYGKRIIPLVVCLVFGGIIGGYSETPLPLLSLLAATAVFIFLGMEIAVYLLLIALPFSFRYIVPGSFEIQTPTEPLLGMLVAVYGVQKIVNRALQKPKSENKFPFCRPLCCYILVTFLSAINTPDLFVTLKGAFRAVVYMLFSVIVYAVIQNRTALKRLFIAIFPSAAVAVIWTVVVLIYHIDAWQWTSAYRSAPFTNYSVYGSFTAIFFLICLSRLLFDDGTYDKVLWTAWFVCFSVGLLLCFSRGVWLSVVVAVGFMLMQLGRGVTHKKILFIGAACLILFVCLNLPGVYNIIIERITSAVDISYASNRARLLRWGQAAVMFLENPILGKGYGAFAMLYEEDVALVGSYTAQYQLGAHSEYLQVLAELGIVGLGVWIWLNVAFLRYGFRALRRLEDGFYRAVVIGLMAAELSLMVHFTVNNLLNGDAIGVPFWGIYGLLPAVVQMADREKRLHIDAQGAAKLSTLETENTL
- a CDS encoding sulfatase, with the protein product MNIIHIISDTFRRDNLAIFGGKGYTPSLNALAEKCVVFDKAYVCGFPTVPIRGELVTGQVSICRRGWEPLKRDVPVIADDLTKAGIVSMMIADTPHHINNGFFYNRGFTGWKWIRGQEGDCLETQPYDYESKEALQYRTYTRTHPNRLPGGLGNHLRNISFRQTEADTFVAKTMQTACDWLERNHQHENFYLMVDTFDPHEPWDAPEWYLRRFDSSDYDGPEPIYPPYGPNPMNERETERLNALYRAEASLVDNWIGQLLRKIDYMGLMENTMIIFMADHGFLLGEHGLLAKNLSMYEEVIHIPLLVYHPDAAPRHTEALTSIADIPATVVDLFGAAGGAQVEGNSLLPAIMGDTDTGREYAVTHGAWVGGWSPDGGSPHGSITDGTWSLLLENQGGPKSLFHLPSDPEQEQNRFESDTGEARRLYQAFLEFLAQHGAPEAMVAEFQSRWLE
- a CDS encoding zinc-binding alcohol dehydrogenase, with protein sequence MKGKRIVMPAKRSATLEDFELDETLTPNQILLKTHYSLISPGTEGAGYTGLQEGTRFPHGSGYTAIGEVLKVGENVTKCVEGDLAFCYGPHASIAKTESVLLAFKSPLDIDEKLVPFVRMATVAMTSLRVSSAEFGDTVAIIGLGLVGNSASQLFNLAGMKVISIERVPRRLEIARQCGIQHLINPDEEDALERVIALTNGEKTAVTVEAIGNPRLVETAYQLTGRKGEVILLGSPRGEYVTNATDILNYSHRASLGAITLKSAHEWVYPTMHTGESKHSLERNSHLAYSLMCEGKFKVEELLTHVIDPEDAQSAYDGLTDRKDEYLGVIMDWT
- a CDS encoding phytanoyl-CoA dioxygenase family protein → MKLTPEQCETFWTQGVLIVKNALTDEDLQPVIDEISDWISERALALKEEGEIEDLYGDEPFDRRFAKLLAQSGEMAHGMDIMHYRGKAIFEFLRNDNLLDVIEGIVGPEITCNPIQHVRAKPPVIDGNASWAGGVPWHQDAGVMMPEAEGSNIVTCWLPLGDSTVEMGCLQALPGITEEKGYLRHQKEGGTMIVPDLMPDVEPLMLECYRGDLILLSRFTPHRSQPNTSDRCRWSLDLRYQPTGVHTGRTAHPDFIVRSRENPGSVLSEHQAWCDLWVDAFENPRGYAGHRSE
- a CDS encoding DUF433 domain-containing protein, giving the protein MEKERIVSQDPHVMHGTLVFAGTRVPVESLIQHLVAGDSLDVFLDDFPTVSHEQVVAYLQMTLEFANARVV
- a CDS encoding AAA-like domain-containing protein — protein: MRNFGTRGPVNAQENYIVSRTEETADFSNRVKEGRYIVLFAPRQSGKTTFFQCALDTLATATTEIVEPTYFPIRLNFEEYEDFAPSAFYASFYREIRKEIEGVFRKRGSTPTETLNQFLENARITDHVEMREFFERLADFLDNQKVVLVIDEFDGIPGAAVKGFLHSLRHIYLPGKPRCPHSIGIIGVKSITQLSYDRSISPFNIQDEFHLSNFTLAHVQELLVQYTDEIGQAFAPEVIESLHKQTAGQPFLVNRFAQILTEELDIPKTEPVTMEHFAAAHARLLRERNTNIDHLTTNIRKNRHFERILMEIMTYEEGIRFNLHDELISELATYGVIGEGPDGRCEILNPIYLHHIMQAFTPAVNGLERDYFAEENINGFLNYLTPAGQIEMEPLLDNFRDFITRAGFRILQVPETPQEYVGRHLLLTYLDSFVQTVGGIMSFEVPTGRGKMDLLITHNQRKYIVETKIWRGDTRYQAGKKQLAAYLKIENVQEGYYIVFDHRKEPEPRVETDYFDNLTIRSYVIPVIQEVPSHR
- a CDS encoding F0F1 ATP synthase subunit epsilon, which translates into the protein MLNRSFHIEIRTPEQLIYEGDVTSIRAPGVEGNFEILAGHLPFLTALDIGEIRIRESETPQLMAISGGVFEVLRTGVTALVETAEWASEIDVERAENARERAQAELAANAPDLNRPQSEAALARAKNRIKVANNL
- the atpD gene encoding F0F1 ATP synthase subunit beta codes for the protein MNEGKILEVVGARVDIDFSGGTLPDILNAVKVQRYDGSELTLEVQQHLGEHRVRAVAMDTTDGLVRGTVAIDTGGPITVPVGDAVLGRVFDVTGQPIDEKGPTSESERYSIHKPPPPQAELSTVTEMLETGIKVIDLIQPVVRGGKVGFFGGAGVGKTVLVAELIYNIATQHGGYSVFCGVGERTREGNQFWIEMDEYGVMDKTAMVFGQMNEPPGARLRVGLAGLSMAEYFRDQQGQDVLIFIDNVFRFTLAGGEVSALLGRMPSAVGYQPTLATEMGELQERITSTQHGSITSFQAVYVPADDYTDPAVVSVFAHLDAVTRLERNITQKGRYPAVDPLTSSSRILSADIIGDEHYQTAFNVKQVLQEYQSLQDIIAILGVDELSDEQKLVVSRARKIEMFLTQPMFVAERFTGIPGKYVKIEDTVQGCQAILNGDCDELPEQALRYIGTIDEAFEQAKSEELEAAD
- a CDS encoding DUF1992 domain-containing protein, which produces MPINVSEQIEKAMERGEFKDLPGKGEPLKLDTNPFLTPQARMANRLLKENGFAPRWIELEKEIKQEKAQLERLLRNLKARRERLATFIAQHPHRHEAVSRSFEYERARGLTRYSEKLENLNKKIQRVNLLMPTRNRQYGLTNKETALDRFEENCPSL